Proteins from a single region of Sesamum indicum cultivar Zhongzhi No. 13 linkage group LG5, S_indicum_v1.0, whole genome shotgun sequence:
- the LOC105162227 gene encoding uncharacterized protein LOC105162227 — translation MDNRALKSISRSREREPNVRDNVPVKGVIHTIAGRPEQGDSRQTRKRYERINQRTQLVMNMEPEEEIVFENKDAAERTGPQNDPMVIKMDIANFTVHKLLVDNGSSADIIFRDVLVKIRLDNSKLEPVRTPLVGFGGTEVESLGTIDLPVSLGEELKRKILMVKFLVLVPKASGKWRVCIDFTNLKKTCPKDPYPLQRIDALVDLTTGYELFSMMDAYQGATYQRLVNKTFKEQIGKLMEVYIDDMLVKSSRSRDHLLHLKQAFTIMRTFRMKLNPTKCTFGVVGGKFLRYMVSERGIQANPGIIEAILKLKSPTMIKQVQKLTVVLTNHPLQNVLAQPDTSGRLVKWAVELGEYDIEHQARAAEKAQVLADFVIELSSEPESSQEIGKWILHVDGSSNASLGGAGILIQGTAGVEIEVAARLSFPTTNNEAEHEALILELELANVRFIKFPDARTIEQILCRSLAMLSGIQDRKITMMVKDKSAITKEVEANAIRESSAWKDGIVEYLRDGVLPSDPSRARRLKSKAACFTLVDTQLYKRTIERPLLKCLDADRTEYVMTEIHEESYGNHSGGQSLAQKVIRQGFFWPP, via the exons ATGGACAACAGAGCTTTAAAAAGCATATCAAGGAGTAGGGAACGGGAGCCAAACGTGCGGGACAATGTGCCTGTGAAAGGTGTAATACATACTATTGCAGGACGTCCCGAACAGGGAGATTCGAGGCAAACTAGGAAAAGATATGAAAGAATAAATCAAAGGACTCAGTTAGTGATGAACATGGAGCCCGAGGAAGAAatagtatttgaaaataaagacGCCGCGGAAAGGACCGGACCGCAAAATGATCCGATGGTGATCAAGATGGACATAGCCAATTTCACTGTTCACAAACTGCTAGTAGACAATGGGAGCTCGGCTGACATCATTTTTCGAGATGTGTTAGTTAAGATAAGGCTAGACAACTCCAAGCTAGAGCCTGTAAGGACACCGCTAGTAGGTTTTGGAGGTACTGAGGTAGAATCATTAGGGACTATCGATCTACCGGTGTCGCTGGGGGAAGAACTTAAGCGCAAGATATTGATGGTCAAGTTTCTGGTG TTAGTGCCAAAGGCATCTGGTAAATGGCGCGTATGCATTGATTTCAccaatctgaaaaagacttgCCCGAAGGATCCTTACCCGCTGCAAAGAATTGACGCTCTGGTAGACTTGACAACAGGATACGAGTTGTTTTCCATGATGGATGCTTACCAAG GTGCTACATATCAAAGGTTGGTGAATAAGACGTTCAAGGAGCAGATAGGGAAGTTGATGGAGGTTTATATAGATGATATGCTGGTGAAGAGCTCGAGGTCGCGCGACCACCTATTGCATCTCAAACAGGCCTTCACAATAATGAGAACCTTCAGGATGAAGTTGAACCCAACCAAGTGCACCTTTGGGGTAGTTGGAGGCAAATTCCTAAGGTATATGGTGAGTGAAAGAGGCATTCAAGCCAACCCAGGAATAATAGAGGCGATCTTGAAGCTAAAGTCGCCCACAATGATCAAACAAGTTCAGAAGCTCACGG TAGTCTTAACAAACCATCCGCTACAAAATGTATTGGCGCAACCAGACACTTCAGGAAGGTTAGTGAAATGGGCAGTCGAGTTGGGGGAATATGATATAGAGCATCAAGCAAGGGCGGCAGAGAAGGCACAAGTATTGGCAGACTTTGTGATTGAGCTTTCAAGTGAACCTGAATCAAGTCAAGAGATAGGAAAGTGGATATTACATGTGGACGGATCTTCTAATGCTAGCTTGGGGGGGGCAGGAATATTGATTCAAGGAACTGCAGGAGTGGAAATTGAGGTGGCGGCAAGGTTGTCCTTCCCGACGACTAATAATGAAGCTGAACACGAGGCTCTAATATTAGAACTAGAGCTAGCAA ATGTCAGGTTCATCAAATTCCCAGATGCGAGAACGATAGAGCAGATTCTTTGTCGAAGTTTGGCTATGCTTTCAGGAATTCAAGATCGCAAGATCACGATGATGGTTAAGGATAAATCAGCGATCACAAAGGAGGTGGAAGCGAATGCAATAAGGGAATCATCTGCATGGAAAGACGGGATAGTGGAGTATTTGAGGGATGGAGTTCTACCTAGCGACCCATCGCGTGCGAGGCGACTAAAAAGTAAAGCAGCGTGCTTTACGCTAGTTGACACGCAGTTGTATAAGCGAACAATAGAGAGACCACTACTGAAGTGTTTAGATGCTGACAGGACTGAATATGTCATGACGGAGATTCACGAAGAAAGCTATGGGAATCACTCGGGTGGGCAATCTCTGGCTCAAAAGGTGATAAGGCAAGGCTTCTTTTGGCCACCCTAG
- the LOC105162197 gene encoding probable beta-1,4-xylosyltransferase IRX9H has protein sequence MASIRRTLSPYNDRSYPNGSSNPFSVQSPSQKLLSHGRTTFSPVRRFITGIFLQKHYSRKSNQFSWKKSLIRCFLFFFLGFLLGMAPFNNDFNELKQDDLRNRDFSFEMKPAVVNVEKNVGDIGFVEKPKENDLMVDAVELGVVERRDRNEIKRILDFLPRKQLIVVTPTYNRALQAYYLNRLGQVLRLVRPPVLWIVVEMNAASMETAEILRNMGIMYRHLVCMKNSTDVKDRGVHQRNTAIEHIERHRLDGIVYFADDDNIYSLELFESIREISRFGTWPVGMLAQSKNKAILEGPVCNGSQVIGWHTNEKSKRLRRFHVDMSGFAFNSTILWDPKRWHRPTSDPIRQLDTVKEGFQETTFIEQIVEDERQMEGIPPGCYRIMNWHLHIESRELLYPKGWMLQKNLHVVTPSN, from the exons ATGGCTTCGATTCGGAGGACGCTGTCGCCCTACAACGATCGATCATATCCTAACGGATCCAGTAATCCATTTTCAGTGCAATCGCCGTCGCAGAAGCTGCTTTCCCACGGCAGGACGACTTTTTCTCCTGTCCGTAGATTTATCACAGGAATTTTCCTCCAAAAGCACTACTCTCGAAAAAGTAATCAGTTTTCCTGGAAGAAATCGCTTATCCGCTGCTTCCTGTTCTTTTTTCTAGGGTTTTTACTGGGCATGGCGCCGTTCAATAAtgattttaatgaattaaagcAGGACGATTTGAGAAACAGGGATTTCTCATTCGAAATGAAGCCTGCAGTGGTGAATGTTGAGAAGAATGTGGGTGATATAGGTTTTGTGGAGAAACCCAAAGAGAATGATTTAATGGTGGATGCTGTTGAATTGGGCGTTGTTGAGAGGAGAGACAGAAATGAAATTAAGaggattttggattttttgcCTCGTAAACAATTGATTGTGGTGACACCGACATACAACAGGGCTCTGCAGGCCTACTATTTGAATAGGTTAGGGCAGGTTTTGAGACTGGTGAGACCGCCTGTGCTGTGGATTGTAGTGGAGATGAATGCAGCATCCATGGAGACTGCGGAGATTTTGAGGAATATGGGGATTATGTATAGACATTTggtttgtatgaaaaattctacAGATGTGAAGGACAGGGGAGTGCACCAGCGGAATACTGCAATCGAGCATATTGAGAGGCACAGGCTTGATGGAATTGTGTATTTTGCAGATGATGATAATATCTATTCACTCGAGTTGTTTGAGAGCATAAGAGAGATCAG TCGGTTTGGCACTTGGCCTGTTGGCATGCTGGCCCAAAGCAAAAACAAAGCAATACTGGAAGGTCCTGTATGCAATGGAAGTCAAGTAATAGGATGGCACACAAATGAGAAGAGTAAAAGACTTCGTCGATTCCATGTTGATATGTCAGGTTTTGCCTTCAATAGCACCATTTTGTGGGATCCCAAGAGATGGCACCGTCCAACTTCAGATCCAATCCGGCAGTTAGATACAGTTAAGGAGGGCTTCCAA GAGACGACTTTCATAGAACAGATAGTTGAAGATGAGAGACAAATGGAAGGCATTCCTCCAGGTTGTTATAGGATAATGAACTGGCACCTTCATATCGAATCTCGCGAACTCTTATATCCCAAAGGCTGGATGCTTCAGAAGAACCTCCATGTAGTTACTCCCTCCAATTGA